In a genomic window of Onychostoma macrolepis isolate SWU-2019 chromosome 08, ASM1243209v1, whole genome shotgun sequence:
- the LOC131545327 gene encoding H-2 class II histocompatibility antigen, A-U alpha chain-like, producing the protein MEEFLRMTLVGVCVLYINAQSYHEYGLIEACGDPDEVDFIVQFDDEQVAHIDVKEQKEIITLPDFAGQIEIPSLYEDAKKAASVCRTFFDMIKEVYINSSEPIEPPWSSIYPKSDPQLNVKNTLICHVTGFFPPPVRVSWTKNNVNVTDESSLSSYYPNKDGTLNVFSRLSFIPEEGDIYSCSVEHKALQQPQTRVWDVEITEPSIGPSVFCGVGLTLGLLGLATGVFFIAKGN; encoded by the exons ATGGAAGAATTCTTAAGAATGACACTCGTCGGTGTCTGTGTGCTATACATTAACGCCCAAA GTTATCATGAATATGGGCTGATTGAGGCATGTGGTGACCCAGATGAAGTAGATTTCATCGTCCAATTTGATGATGAACAGGTGGCTCACATAGATGTCAAAGAGCAGAAAGAAATCATTACTTTACCTGACTTTGCTGGCCAAATTGAGATTCCATCACTGTATGAGGACGCTAAAAAAGCTGCATCTGTTTGCAGAACCTTCTTTGATATGATTAAAGAGGTGTACATCAATTCATCTGAACCAATTG AACCCCCCTGGAGCTCAATTTATCCCAAAAGTGATCCACAGCTGAATGTCAAGAACACCCTGATCTGTCATGTGACTGGATTCTTCCCTCCACCTGTCAGAGTCTCGTGGACCAAGAACAATGTGAATGTGACAGATGAATCAAGTCTCAGCAGTTATTACCCCAACAAAGACGGGACACTGAATGTTTTTTCTCGACTGAGCTTCATTCCAGAGGAAGGAGACATTTACAGCTGTTCTGTGGAGCACAAAGCCCTTCAACAACCTCAAACCAGAGTATGGG aTGTGGAGATAACGGAGCCCAGCATTGGTCCATCAGTGTTCTGTGGAGTTGGTCTGACTCTTGGGCTGCTGGGTCTTGCCACAggagttttttttattgccaAAGGAAACTGA
- the LOC131545326 gene encoding rano class II histocompatibility antigen, A beta chain-like isoform X1: MQSDRVIQLALLLPILFETVHGHYGFILVLCRVLGSLQNVEIIYSINYDKRELLRFNSTENKVVAYTEYAMKWADDFNKKPEWLHMEAEKVITDCKRFGQLYLPEAEKTVKPEVIIRSVRQASGKSPAMLICSAYDFYPKPIKLTWMRDDKEVTADVTSTEELADGDWYYQIHSHLEYFPKPGEKISCVVEHASSHRPMIYDWDPSLSESERYKITTGAAGVVLGVIMAVGGLVYFKRKHTALIISAGSQHIACSEPLQTLSNAEVH; this comes from the exons ATGCAGTCTGATCGCGTGATACAACTGGCCTTGCTGTTGCCCATTTTGTTTGAAACCG TTCATGGACATTATGGATTTATCCTAGTTCTCTGCCGTGTACTTGGCTCTCTACAAAATGTTGAGATTATTTACTCAATTAATTATGACAAAAGAGAACTGCTGAGATTCAACAGTACTGAGAATAAAGTTGTTGCTTACACTGAATATGCAATGAAATGGGCAgatgattttaataaaaaaccTGAATGGCTACACATGGAGGCTGAAAAAGTTATTACTGACTGCAAGCGCTTTGGGCAGCTATACCTCCCTGAGGCAGAAAAAACAG TAAAGCCAGAAGTCATCATCCGGTCAGTAAGGCAAGCCAGTGGTAAAAGTCCAGCCATGTTGATCTGCAGTGCCTATGACTTCTACCCCAAACCCATCAAACTGACGTGGATGAGAGATGATAAAGAGGTGACAGCTGATGTGACGTCCACTGAGGAGCTGGCTGATGGAGACTGGTACTACCAGATCCACTCCCACCTGGAATACTTCCCCAAACCTGGAGAGAAGATCTCCTGTGTGGTGGAGCACGCCAGCTCTCATAGACCCATGATCTACGACTGGG atCCATCTCTTTCAGAGTCTGAAAGATATAAGATCACAACAGGTGCTGCAGGGGTGGTGTTGGGGGTGATTATGGCAGTAGGAGGACTGGTCtactttaaaagaaaacacacag CACTCATCATATCAGCTGGAAGTCAACATATTGCATGCTCTGAACCTCTGCAGACACTCAGCAATGCTGAGGTGCattag
- the LOC131545326 gene encoding rano class II histocompatibility antigen, A beta chain-like isoform X2: MQSDRVIQLALLLPILFETVHGHYGFILVLCRVLGSLQNVEIIYSINYDKRELLRFNSTENKVVAYTEYAMKWADDFNKKPEWLHMEAEKVITDCKRFGQLYLPEAEKTVKPEVIIRSVRQASGKSPAMLICSAYDFYPKPIKLTWMRDDKEVTADVTSTEELADGDWYYQIHSHLEYFPKPGEKISCVVEHASSHRPMIYDWDPSLSESERYKITTGAAGVVLGVIMAVGGLVYFKRKHTG; this comes from the exons ATGCAGTCTGATCGCGTGATACAACTGGCCTTGCTGTTGCCCATTTTGTTTGAAACCG TTCATGGACATTATGGATTTATCCTAGTTCTCTGCCGTGTACTTGGCTCTCTACAAAATGTTGAGATTATTTACTCAATTAATTATGACAAAAGAGAACTGCTGAGATTCAACAGTACTGAGAATAAAGTTGTTGCTTACACTGAATATGCAATGAAATGGGCAgatgattttaataaaaaaccTGAATGGCTACACATGGAGGCTGAAAAAGTTATTACTGACTGCAAGCGCTTTGGGCAGCTATACCTCCCTGAGGCAGAAAAAACAG TAAAGCCAGAAGTCATCATCCGGTCAGTAAGGCAAGCCAGTGGTAAAAGTCCAGCCATGTTGATCTGCAGTGCCTATGACTTCTACCCCAAACCCATCAAACTGACGTGGATGAGAGATGATAAAGAGGTGACAGCTGATGTGACGTCCACTGAGGAGCTGGCTGATGGAGACTGGTACTACCAGATCCACTCCCACCTGGAATACTTCCCCAAACCTGGAGAGAAGATCTCCTGTGTGGTGGAGCACGCCAGCTCTCATAGACCCATGATCTACGACTGGG atCCATCTCTTTCAGAGTCTGAAAGATATAAGATCACAACAGGTGCTGCAGGGGTGGTGTTGGGGGTGATTATGGCAGTAGGAGGACTGGTCtactttaaaagaaaacacacagGTTAG